One Amycolatopsis thermophila DNA segment encodes these proteins:
- a CDS encoding tetratricopeptide repeat protein, whose amino-acid sequence MDDSETPRGTASRHPLHAFREAEDLVEKRRPLDALKALQPVLESEPDKPSVQLLAGRAYFHSAQLNRAEQALTRVLELDPSDHYARFVLGRTLQRLGRLVEALGQLRMAWAMNPVPEYQDALSEVNARVRLQES is encoded by the coding sequence GCACCCGCTCCACGCGTTTCGCGAAGCGGAGGATCTCGTCGAAAAGCGTCGTCCACTCGACGCGCTGAAGGCGCTGCAGCCGGTGCTGGAGAGCGAACCGGACAAGCCGAGCGTCCAGCTGCTGGCCGGACGCGCCTACTTCCACTCCGCCCAGCTCAACCGCGCCGAGCAGGCGTTGACGCGGGTGCTGGAACTCGATCCGTCGGACCATTACGCCCGGTTCGTGCTGGGCCGCACGCTCCAGAGGTTGGGACGGCTGGTCGAAGCCCTGGGACAGCTGCGCATGGCGTGGGCGATGAACCCGGTGCCCGAGTACCAGGACGCGCTGTCCGAGGTGAACGCCCGGGTGCGACTGCAGGAGAGCTGA